A window from Thermincola ferriacetica encodes these proteins:
- a CDS encoding potassium channel family protein, with amino-acid sequence MKQFAVIGLGRFGSSVAKTLYNMGHDVLAIDSDEERIEEMVDSVTHCVQADALDEDALKALGIRNFEVVIVAIGKDIQASILVTVMLKEMGVKCVVVKAQNDLHGKVLAKIGADKIVYPERDMGAKVAHSLVSSNVLDHIELSPVHSILEVVAPDFLVGKSLRQSELRARYEVTIMAIKRDGDILVAPQPDEVIRENDILVAIGKNEKLRRLERE; translated from the coding sequence TTGAAACAGTTTGCTGTTATCGGGTTGGGCCGTTTTGGTTCCAGTGTTGCCAAAACTTTATACAACATGGGACACGATGTCCTGGCTATTGACAGTGATGAAGAACGGATCGAGGAAATGGTAGATTCTGTTACCCACTGTGTACAGGCTGACGCACTGGATGAAGATGCCCTGAAAGCCTTGGGCATAAGGAACTTCGAAGTGGTTATCGTGGCTATCGGCAAGGATATCCAGGCCAGTATTCTTGTAACCGTAATGCTAAAAGAAATGGGCGTAAAATGCGTCGTTGTAAAGGCGCAAAACGATTTGCACGGAAAAGTGCTGGCTAAAATAGGAGCCGATAAAATAGTTTATCCCGAGCGCGACATGGGAGCTAAAGTTGCGCACAGTCTAGTTTCCTCCAACGTTTTAGACCACATAGAATTATCGCCGGTACACAGCATTTTGGAAGTGGTTGCCCCTGACTTTTTAGTGGGTAAATCATTGCGCCAGTCCGAGCTTAGAGCCCGTTATGAGGTTACGATAATGGCGATAAAAAGAGATGGGGATATTCTTGTGGCACCGCAGCCAGATGAGGTAATACGGGAAAACGATATCCTGGTTGCCATCGGTAAAAACGAAAAACTTCGCAGGCTGGAAAGGGAATAA
- a CDS encoding TrkH family potassium uptake protein, producing the protein MDLNKPKIKLSPPQVLVIGFATVILMGAILLSLPAAAADGKPTPFLDALFTATSAVCVTGLVVVDTGTHYSIFGQLVIMFLIQIGGLGFMTTATLFALLMGKRIKLKERLIMQEALNQLTMEGVVRLTKYILIMTFCFEGFGAIVLGLRFMQDMSPAKAFYYGLFHAVSAFNNAGFDLFGEFRSLTSFADDVVVNLMIAALIIFGGLGFTVLVDIFTRRRWKKFSLHTKLVLTMTTLLLALGTVSVFALEYSNDHTLGQLNMGGKLLASFFQSVTPRTAGFNTLNIAELRNATQFLLVILMFIGASPGSTGGGIKTSTLGTLFVAVWSMIRGDSDVVIFERRIPKDQVYKSLTVMFAALTLVIGVSMLLSITEKAQFLAVLFETTSAFGTVGLSMGLTPELSTIGRIVIILTMFMGRVGPLTLAFAIAKKNRGTAFRYAEEKVMVG; encoded by the coding sequence ATGGATCTTAATAAACCAAAGATAAAACTAAGTCCCCCCCAGGTCCTGGTAATCGGTTTTGCTACAGTCATATTGATGGGCGCCATACTTTTATCATTGCCTGCAGCGGCAGCTGACGGTAAACCCACTCCTTTTCTGGATGCTTTGTTTACCGCTACATCGGCCGTTTGTGTAACAGGTTTGGTTGTTGTGGATACAGGAACCCACTACTCTATTTTCGGACAGTTGGTTATCATGTTTCTTATCCAGATAGGCGGATTGGGGTTTATGACCACAGCTACTTTATTTGCATTGCTGATGGGCAAGCGCATCAAACTCAAGGAACGCCTGATTATGCAGGAAGCTTTGAATCAGTTGACCATGGAAGGTGTGGTCCGGCTAACCAAGTACATTCTTATTATGACCTTCTGTTTTGAAGGGTTTGGCGCGATTGTTCTCGGTCTAAGATTCATGCAGGATATGAGCCCGGCCAAGGCCTTCTATTACGGGTTATTTCACGCCGTATCGGCTTTTAACAATGCGGGTTTTGACTTATTTGGCGAATTTAGAAGTCTGACGTCTTTCGCCGACGATGTTGTGGTAAATTTGATGATTGCTGCCTTGATTATTTTCGGGGGTCTTGGTTTTACTGTACTGGTGGACATATTTACCAGACGTAGGTGGAAAAAATTCAGTCTGCATACAAAATTGGTCTTAACCATGACGACCTTGCTGCTGGCCCTGGGGACGGTTTCAGTTTTTGCTTTGGAATATTCTAACGACCATACTTTGGGACAATTGAATATGGGAGGTAAACTGCTGGCTTCGTTCTTTCAGTCAGTGACACCGAGAACGGCCGGATTTAACACCCTGAATATTGCTGAACTTCGTAATGCAACGCAATTTTTGCTGGTAATTCTCATGTTTATCGGTGCATCGCCCGGTTCAACGGGTGGCGGAATTAAGACGTCCACTTTGGGGACCCTTTTTGTTGCCGTATGGAGTATGATCAGAGGCGACTCCGATGTGGTAATTTTTGAACGCCGTATTCCCAAGGATCAGGTGTATAAGTCGCTGACGGTTATGTTTGCTGCTTTGACTCTTGTCATCGGGGTTTCCATGTTGTTATCCATAACGGAAAAGGCCCAGTTTCTGGCCGTTTTGTTTGAAACCACCTCAGCGTTTGGTACCGTGGGTTTAAGTATGGGATTAACCCCGGAGCTTAGCACCATAGGCCGGATTGTGATCATCTTGACCATGTTTATGGGCCGGGTTGGGCCTCTCACTCTGGCTTTTGCGATAGCCAAGAAAAATCGGGGAACTGCGTTTCGGTATGCGGAAGAAAAAGTCATGGTCGGTTAA
- the rplT gene encoding 50S ribosomal protein L20, whose product MPRVKGGVTTRKRHKKILKLAKGYRGAKSKLFRPANEQVLKSLAYAYRDRRTKKREFRKLWIARINAAARINGISYSKLINGLKKAGIEVNRKMLADLAVNDQQAFGKLVEAAKAKVNA is encoded by the coding sequence ATGCCGAGAGTTAAAGGTGGGGTTACAACCCGTAAAAGACATAAAAAAATACTTAAACTGGCTAAAGGTTACCGGGGTGCAAAAAGTAAACTGTTTCGGCCTGCCAACGAACAGGTGCTTAAATCTTTGGCTTATGCTTACAGAGACAGGCGGACCAAAAAGAGAGAATTCCGCAAGCTGTGGATCGCCAGAATTAACGCGGCAGCCAGAATTAACGGCATCTCTTACAGCAAACTTATTAACGGCTTGAAAAAGGCAGGCATTGAAGTAAACCGTAAAATGCTTGCGGACCTGGCTGTGAACGACCAACAGGCTTTTGGGAAGCTCGTGGAAGCTGCCAAAGCCAAAGTTAACGCGTAA
- the rpmI gene encoding 50S ribosomal protein L35 — protein sequence MPKMKTHRGAAKRFKVTGSGKVKKAKAYKSHILEKKSAKRKRNLRQPGLVSAADTKKVKLLLPYA from the coding sequence ATGCCCAAAATGAAAACTCACCGGGGCGCAGCCAAAAGGTTTAAGGTTACCGGCTCCGGAAAGGTGAAAAAAGCGAAAGCTTATAAAAGCCATATTCTGGAAAAGAAATCCGCCAAGAGAAAGCGTAATTTGCGGCAGCCTGGTTTGGTGAGCGCTGCAGATACCAAAAAGGTAAAACTTCTGCTTCCTTACGCTTAA
- the infC gene encoding translation initiation factor IF-3 encodes MTIISKDLRINEEIRAKEVRLVSSDGEQLGIVPLKEALRFAQEKDLDLVEVAPSAKPPVCRIMDYGKYKYEQSKREKEARKKQKIINVKEIKLRPNIEAHDLVTKTNNIVRFLKDGDKVKVTVMFRGREMAHTDLGKQLLDKVVDQLKDITIVERQPKVEGRNMVMILAPKQD; translated from the coding sequence GTGACAATTATTAGCAAGGATTTGCGAATTAATGAGGAAATAAGAGCTAAAGAGGTACGGCTGGTCAGCTCTGACGGGGAACAGTTAGGGATAGTTCCCCTTAAAGAAGCTTTAAGGTTTGCCCAGGAAAAGGATCTTGACCTGGTCGAGGTAGCTCCCAGCGCTAAGCCTCCTGTTTGCCGAATCATGGATTATGGGAAATATAAGTATGAGCAGAGCAAACGCGAAAAAGAAGCCCGTAAGAAACAAAAAATTATTAATGTTAAGGAAATCAAGCTGAGGCCCAATATTGAGGCCCATGACTTGGTTACTAAAACCAATAACATCGTCAGGTTTCTCAAAGACGGCGATAAGGTGAAAGTGACTGTCATGTTCAGAGGCCGTGAAATGGCTCATACTGATTTGGGGAAGCAGCTTCTCGATAAAGTGGTTGATCAGTTAAAAGATATCACCATTGTGGAAAGACAGCCTAAGGTGGAAGGCCGTAACATGGTAATGATTCTAGCACCAAAACAAGACTAG
- the thrS gene encoding threonine--tRNA ligase: MAKIKISLKDGSIREYEAGTTITDIAGDISPRLAKNALVARLNGKLVDMSRPVNEDSTLEILTFDDEEGREVFRHSSSHVLAQAVKHLFPETKLGIGPAITDGYYYDFDVKENFTPEDLEKIEKEMEKIVQQDLPFERSELSREEALKLFNEMGEPYKVELINDLPEDAVISCYKQGDFVDLCAGPHVPSTGKLKAIKLMSLAGAYWRGSEKNKMLQRIYGTSFPKKSLLDEYLFRLEEAKKRDHRKLGAELDLFSIQEEGPGFPFFHPKGMIVRNELEKFWREQHEKAGYQEIRTPIILNRSLWEQSGHWDHYRENMYFTKIDDIDFAVKPMNCPGSILVYKTRLHSYRDFPIRLAELGLVHRHEMSGVLHGLMRVRCFTQDDAHIFMLPSQIKDEIIRVIDLIDNFYKVFGFKYHVELSTKPEKAMGSDEIWDLATNALKEALAAKGMDFKINEGDGAFYGPKIDFHLMDCLGRTWQCGTIQLDFLMPEKFDLTYVGEDGQKHRPVMIHRVVFGSIERFIGILIEHFAGALPVWLSPVQAKIMTVTDRSKQYAEKVADRLKEKGVRVEVDARNEKIGYKIREAQVEKVPYMLVVGDKEMETGTVAVRKRGEGDKGAVSADDFVALITKEIKEKVR; this comes from the coding sequence ATGGCAAAAATCAAAATTTCTTTAAAAGACGGTAGTATAAGAGAATATGAAGCCGGCACAACTATTACCGATATAGCAGGTGATATCAGCCCCCGTTTAGCCAAGAACGCTTTGGTTGCCAGGCTTAACGGCAAATTGGTGGATATGTCCCGACCGGTTAACGAAGACAGTACCTTGGAAATTCTTACTTTCGATGACGAAGAGGGGCGGGAGGTATTTCGCCACAGTTCTTCCCACGTGTTGGCACAGGCAGTCAAGCATTTGTTTCCTGAAACAAAACTGGGAATCGGCCCGGCTATTACCGACGGATATTATTATGATTTTGATGTGAAAGAAAACTTTACTCCGGAAGATTTAGAGAAGATAGAAAAAGAGATGGAGAAAATCGTTCAGCAGGACCTCCCCTTTGAAAGGTCCGAACTGTCCAGGGAAGAAGCCCTGAAGCTGTTTAACGAAATGGGGGAACCCTATAAAGTAGAACTGATTAATGACCTCCCGGAAGACGCCGTTATCAGTTGCTATAAACAGGGAGATTTTGTTGACCTGTGTGCCGGTCCGCACGTACCCAGTACCGGAAAACTTAAAGCAATTAAACTCATGAGCCTGGCGGGCGCTTATTGGCGCGGCAGTGAAAAGAATAAAATGCTGCAACGGATTTACGGAACTTCCTTCCCCAAGAAAAGTTTACTTGATGAATACTTATTCCGCCTGGAAGAGGCGAAAAAACGTGATCACCGCAAACTGGGCGCTGAGTTAGACCTTTTCTCCATTCAGGAAGAAGGGCCCGGCTTTCCTTTTTTCCATCCCAAGGGGATGATTGTCAGGAACGAACTGGAGAAATTCTGGCGCGAACAGCATGAAAAGGCCGGATACCAGGAAATCAGGACTCCCATAATCCTGAACCGGTCTTTATGGGAACAATCGGGCCACTGGGACCACTACCGTGAAAATATGTACTTTACCAAAATTGACGACATTGATTTTGCCGTTAAACCCATGAACTGTCCCGGCAGTATTCTGGTTTATAAAACCAGGCTGCACAGCTACCGGGATTTCCCGATCAGGCTGGCAGAATTGGGTCTGGTGCACCGGCACGAAATGTCCGGCGTGCTGCACGGTTTGATGCGTGTAAGATGCTTTACCCAGGATGATGCCCATATCTTTATGCTGCCGAGCCAGATAAAAGATGAAATCATTAGGGTTATTGATCTGATAGATAATTTTTACAAAGTATTTGGTTTTAAATACCACGTGGAGCTGAGTACCAAACCGGAAAAAGCAATGGGTTCCGATGAAATTTGGGACCTGGCCACAAATGCTTTGAAAGAAGCACTGGCAGCCAAAGGTATGGATTTCAAGATTAACGAGGGTGACGGTGCCTTCTATGGACCCAAAATAGACTTCCATCTGATGGACTGCCTAGGCAGAACCTGGCAGTGCGGTACAATCCAATTGGATTTCCTCATGCCGGAAAAATTTGACCTGACTTATGTAGGTGAAGATGGACAGAAACACAGGCCGGTCATGATTCATAGGGTTGTTTTTGGCAGTATTGAGCGCTTTATCGGGATTCTAATCGAACATTTTGCCGGAGCTCTGCCTGTCTGGTTGTCACCTGTTCAGGCAAAAATCATGACGGTAACAGACAGGAGTAAACAATACGCCGAAAAAGTAGCCGACCGGTTAAAAGAAAAGGGCGTCCGGGTTGAGGTTGATGCTCGTAATGAAAAGATCGGGTATAAAATCAGGGAAGCTCAGGTGGAAAAAGTACCCTACATGCTGGTTGTTGGGGATAAGGAAATGGAAACCGGGACCGTTGCCGTCAGAAAACGTGGCGAAGGCGACAAAGGCGCTGTAAGTGCAGATGATTTTGTGGCCCTAATAACCAAAGAAATAAAAGAAAAAGTCAGGTGA
- a CDS encoding DUF445 domain-containing protein: protein MDWKLLTIPVISALIGWITNVLAIKMLFWPYKPVKIPLTNWVFQGVIPKRQKEMAKNLGEIIEGQLLCVEDVLAQFSSHRVTANFEKSAKEIIKSRIMQKIPNFLPISIRHLLGQAAEEILDREMPKIIDRVMDKMAEHLREDLHVAPIVEEKVNNFNLQELEQLIFGIASRELKHIEVLGGVLGFFIGCLQVILLQIRA, encoded by the coding sequence ATGGACTGGAAGCTTTTAACGATACCCGTGATCAGCGCTTTAATCGGCTGGATTACCAATGTTTTGGCCATAAAAATGCTGTTTTGGCCATATAAGCCTGTTAAAATTCCTTTGACTAATTGGGTTTTTCAGGGGGTTATTCCCAAAAGACAAAAGGAGATGGCCAAAAACCTGGGCGAGATAATTGAAGGACAATTGCTCTGTGTTGAAGATGTACTGGCCCAGTTCAGCAGCCACCGGGTAACGGCCAATTTTGAAAAATCGGCTAAGGAAATTATCAAAAGCCGTATCATGCAAAAGATCCCGAATTTCTTGCCTATTTCAATCCGCCATTTGCTGGGACAGGCGGCCGAGGAAATTTTGGACAGAGAAATGCCGAAAATTATTGACCGTGTTATGGATAAAATGGCGGAGCATCTCAGGGAGGATTTACATGTGGCTCCGATAGTGGAGGAAAAGGTGAATAATTTCAACCTGCAGGAACTTGAACAGCTTATTTTTGGCATTGCTTCCAGGGAACTTAAACATATTGAAGTTTTAGGCGGAGTACTGGGCTTCTTTATTGGGTGTTTGCAGGTTATTTTACTGCAGATACGAGCTTGA
- the ytxC gene encoding putative sporulation protein YtxC, translated as MSASFCIGAANHIDYVKEKLDQEFRLLENDGIKISCEEGKKGDYVFLEYNIADYGDAGYSEEDTKNIFKHYVANAVSDIIVNNWERTLLEEIIRENYYYFSKEEQQTISEFALKHLNLGHENGEAMYEQLSRKSLILRRVLEYLQTNNNIVIEGFIRFRLKEYIEELTKIAEKAADDYLLDKEYKEFLRLLKYFVDIQEPRLDVVQVLIQPSGMFKLLDASNKSINCEYLDGFIVELGDSELNYEDLLISALITIAPTTIILHCREEDKMLTSIDTIVGVFGERVKYCGGCELCRENEVHLQKH; from the coding sequence ATGTCGGCATCATTCTGTATTGGTGCTGCTAACCATATAGATTATGTAAAGGAAAAACTGGATCAAGAATTTCGGTTATTGGAAAATGACGGTATAAAAATTTCCTGTGAAGAGGGAAAAAAGGGCGACTACGTATTCCTGGAATATAATATTGCTGATTATGGAGATGCCGGTTACTCTGAAGAAGACACAAAAAATATTTTCAAGCATTATGTGGCTAATGCTGTTTCTGATATTATTGTAAATAACTGGGAGCGCACCCTTTTAGAAGAAATAATTAGGGAGAATTATTATTATTTTTCCAAGGAAGAACAGCAGACTATTTCTGAATTTGCCCTAAAACATTTAAATTTAGGTCACGAAAACGGAGAAGCCATGTATGAGCAATTAAGTCGGAAGAGTCTCATTTTAAGACGGGTTCTGGAATACCTGCAGACGAACAACAACATAGTTATCGAAGGGTTTATCAGGTTTCGCTTAAAAGAGTATATTGAGGAATTGACGAAAATCGCGGAAAAAGCTGCTGACGATTATCTGTTGGATAAAGAGTATAAAGAATTTCTTCGCCTGCTCAAATACTTTGTAGATATTCAGGAACCCCGGCTGGATGTGGTACAGGTGCTTATCCAACCTTCAGGTATGTTTAAACTGCTGGACGCATCAAACAAAAGCATTAACTGCGAATACCTGGATGGATTTATTGTCGAGCTTGGGGACAGTGAACTTAATTATGAAGACCTGCTGATAAGCGCCTTGATAACAATAGCGCCTACTACCATAATCCTACATTGCCGGGAAGAGGATAAAATGTTAACCAGTATTGACACAATTGTCGGTGTTTTCGGGGAGCGGGTCAAGTATTGTGGTGGTTGTGAACTTTGCCGGGAAAACGAGGTGCATTTGCAGAAACATTGA
- a CDS encoding peptidoglycan D,D-transpeptidase FtsI family protein translates to MEFRRQKRIIQTFWIFIFCFALLLCRLFVVQIRHAADYAAKAEAQQNQIIPLEEVARGDILDRNKVPLTGSGFVPKVIVLPYLMKDKVTTAQRLGSILQADPQVLLERFARRPGMLPNEISLRQAQAIKRMRLEGVQVYYIKKRYDVNPLAVHLIGHLGKISGAELARYASNPMQKAYSRTDLVGKIGLERYYERWLKGTRYETYLQIPTDAKNRPLKGLDVKVNKVKDPGRNHLILTIDKRIQLIVEQALDRHKIVAGAVVVMDIRSGDILALASRPVFDPNNISSALQNNDQGNVFLDNCLQFLQPGSVFKPVVAAAALELGAVRPDSRFLCLGERDEPVKCYRKEGHGLISFAEAMAYSCNPAFARVGQKIGAANLIEYARKLGFAENGIIGIPHAGDAGENLAKLTEPYTIVNSSIGQGPVLVTPVQVTAMMAAIAGDGIYKKPRLVMGILDSNYNLTKAFAPDAGERALSPETSRTLREMFKGVTTMGTGKLAYVPGWGSAGKTGSAQVDKNQGIVDAWFTGYAPLDAPRYAVTVLIKGGESGGKSAAPVFREIMETMLMLE, encoded by the coding sequence ATGGAATTCCGCAGACAAAAACGCATTATTCAGACCTTTTGGATTTTTATTTTTTGTTTTGCTCTGCTTTTGTGCCGTTTATTTGTTGTACAAATCCGGCATGCCGCCGATTATGCCGCCAAGGCCGAAGCCCAGCAAAACCAGATTATCCCCCTGGAAGAAGTGGCGCGGGGAGATATATTGGATAGAAATAAAGTGCCTCTAACGGGAAGCGGTTTTGTACCTAAAGTAATAGTCTTACCCTATTTGATGAAAGACAAGGTGACCACAGCTCAACGTCTGGGCAGCATACTGCAGGCGGACCCCCAGGTTTTGTTGGAACGGTTTGCCCGCCGGCCGGGAATGCTTCCGAACGAGATTTCATTAAGGCAGGCCCAGGCCATAAAAAGGATGAGGCTGGAGGGTGTACAGGTATATTATATAAAGAAAAGATACGACGTAAATCCCCTGGCCGTCCACCTGATTGGCCATTTAGGGAAAATTTCCGGGGCGGAATTGGCCAGGTATGCAAGCAACCCAATGCAAAAAGCCTACTCCAGGACTGATTTGGTAGGGAAAATCGGTTTGGAACGATATTATGAACGCTGGTTAAAAGGTACCCGTTACGAAACGTACCTGCAAATTCCAACTGATGCTAAAAACAGGCCGCTTAAAGGGCTGGACGTGAAAGTTAACAAGGTAAAAGACCCCGGAAGAAATCATTTAATATTAACCATAGATAAGCGCATCCAGTTGATTGTGGAACAGGCTCTGGACAGGCATAAAATTGTGGCAGGCGCCGTAGTTGTAATGGATATCCGGAGCGGCGATATCCTGGCTTTGGCCAGCCGACCTGTATTTGACCCGAATAACATAAGTTCCGCTTTACAAAACAATGATCAGGGGAATGTTTTTTTGGATAACTGCCTCCAGTTTTTACAGCCGGGTTCTGTCTTTAAACCTGTTGTCGCGGCAGCGGCGCTGGAATTGGGAGCTGTCAGGCCCGATTCCAGGTTTTTGTGCCTGGGTGAACGAGATGAACCGGTTAAATGCTACCGTAAGGAAGGCCATGGGCTGATCAGTTTTGCGGAAGCAATGGCTTATTCCTGCAATCCTGCTTTTGCCCGGGTAGGACAGAAAATCGGCGCCGCTAACTTGATTGAGTATGCCCGCAAATTGGGCTTTGCCGAGAACGGGATCATTGGTATCCCACACGCCGGGGATGCCGGTGAAAACCTGGCCAAACTAACAGAACCTTACACCATTGTTAACAGCAGTATTGGACAGGGACCTGTGCTGGTTACGCCTGTCCAGGTGACGGCCATGATGGCGGCTATTGCCGGGGACGGAATATACAAAAAGCCGCGCCTGGTTATGGGAATTCTTGACAGCAATTATAATTTGACAAAGGCCTTCGCGCCTGATGCAGGTGAACGGGCACTCAGTCCGGAAACCAGCCGTACCCTACGGGAGATGTTTAAGGGTGTAACTACTATGGGAACGGGAAAACTGGCGTATGTACCCGGATGGGGCAGCGCCGGTAAAACAGGGTCGGCCCAGGTTGACAAGAACCAGGGCATCGTTGATGCCTGGTTTACGGGATATGCTCCCCTGGATGCGCCCAGATATGCAGTAACAGTGCTGATTAAAGGCGGCGAGAGCGGAGGCAAATCGGCGGCGCCGGTATTCAGGGAAATAATGGAAACCATGCTAATGTTGGAATAA
- a CDS encoding glycosyltransferase family 39 protein produces MVRLSGLIKTKSPYIVLVLVFLLCLILLVVVGGRVASDGYNYFAYLRSAVIDGDLDFHNDFQHYPKAFWLTYNPKDTVTGHFTNVFSVGPAILWSPFYLAAHLFVLVINQLGGSIPADGFSAPYQLAVSLASQAYAFAGILLVYRLLTRYFSASISLLATLTVWLGSFLLYYMIFEPSMSHCVSFFAVTLFIYLWHRSRKHRDIRDWFWLGLAAGLMMLVRWQNGIFMLLPALDAAVDYYKLQQQRNYGDIRHLLAGHMVFLASAIAAFLPQMIVWKIIYGGFLTIPQGSSFMKWTTPFMLETLLSSRHGLFSWHPALYLGALGWFILFKRDKGLTIRIFLLFLAMTYVNSVVKDWWSGWAFGMRRFDGFLLFLALGLGSLLTAVTDYIKKRPAVAVYLCMAALIAGNILFMNQFRGRVIHQGGVVAFDTVFKNMVEQIYKRTGNPFSFPANLYFAVKYGEPPRRYDSLVGVYVDDPYFFGPKMDLGRQRFYLGKGWSQTSETWQGQFDYLRSLAVNPTVYMPLRSKGNYVMRIRMAPLQENLVGVQAFSDNFSSLRIKINKKASVEIRLDKAWKTYEISLPEQNLSAGINVLEFSLPKGQVIGIDYIEFSPRPSLSRE; encoded by the coding sequence ATGGTACGTTTATCAGGCTTGATTAAAACCAAAAGCCCTTACATAGTCCTGGTCCTGGTTTTCTTGCTATGTTTAATTTTATTGGTTGTCGTTGGCGGCCGGGTAGCCAGCGATGGGTATAATTATTTCGCTTATCTCCGTTCTGCCGTAATTGACGGGGATTTGGATTTTCACAATGATTTTCAGCACTACCCCAAAGCCTTCTGGCTTACTTATAATCCGAAAGATACCGTAACGGGCCATTTTACCAATGTTTTTTCCGTTGGGCCAGCCATCCTCTGGTCGCCTTTTTACCTGGCTGCCCACCTTTTTGTGCTGGTTATAAACCAACTGGGCGGTTCCATACCCGCCGACGGGTTTTCCGCGCCATACCAGTTGGCCGTATCTTTGGCCAGCCAGGCCTATGCCTTTGCCGGCATCCTTTTGGTTTACCGTTTGCTTACCAGGTATTTTTCGGCTTCCATTTCACTGCTGGCCACTCTGACGGTCTGGCTGGGCAGTTTTTTGCTATACTACATGATTTTTGAACCGTCTATGTCCCATTGCGTTTCCTTTTTTGCCGTAACCCTTTTCATCTACCTCTGGCACCGGTCCCGGAAACACCGGGATATCCGGGACTGGTTTTGGCTCGGGCTGGCCGCCGGTTTAATGATGCTGGTCCGATGGCAAAACGGTATCTTTATGCTTCTACCGGCCCTGGACGCGGCAGTTGACTATTATAAGCTACAGCAACAGCGCAATTATGGCGATATCAGGCATCTGTTGGCCGGTCATATGGTGTTTCTGGCCTCAGCCATAGCAGCCTTTCTGCCCCAAATGATTGTCTGGAAAATTATTTACGGAGGGTTTCTGACCATTCCCCAGGGCAGTTCCTTTATGAAATGGACAACTCCCTTTATGTTGGAAACCCTGCTTTCCTCCAGGCACGGGCTTTTCAGTTGGCATCCCGCTTTATATCTCGGCGCTTTGGGCTGGTTTATCCTGTTCAAGCGCGACAAAGGATTAACCATAAGAATCTTTCTCCTATTCCTGGCCATGACTTACGTAAACAGCGTGGTCAAGGACTGGTGGTCCGGATGGGCCTTCGGGATGCGCAGGTTTGACGGCTTCCTGCTTTTCCTGGCCCTTGGGCTGGGCAGCCTTTTAACGGCAGTCACCGATTACATAAAGAAAAGGCCTGCCGTTGCGGTGTACCTCTGCATGGCAGCCTTAATTGCGGGCAATATCCTGTTCATGAATCAGTTCAGGGGTCGCGTTATCCACCAGGGCGGTGTGGTGGCTTTCGATACGGTTTTTAAGAACATGGTTGAACAAATATACAAAAGGACGGGTAATCCTTTTTCCTTCCCGGCCAACCTGTATTTTGCCGTTAAATACGGCGAACCGCCGCGGCGCTATGATTCCCTGGTTGGTGTTTATGTGGACGACCCTTATTTCTTCGGCCCGAAAATGGACCTGGGACGCCAGCGTTTTTACCTGGGCAAGGGCTGGTCCCAAACTTCGGAAACCTGGCAGGGACAGTTCGACTACCTGCGCAGCCTTGCAGTCAATCCCACAGTATACATGCCCCTCCGCAGCAAAGGCAACTATGTGATGCGAATACGTATGGCGCCACTTCAGGAAAACCTTGTGGGTGTACAGGCATTCAGTGACAATTTTTCTTCTCTGAGAATAAAAATCAATAAAAAAGCCAGTGTGGAAATCCGACTGGACAAAGCATGGAAAACCTATGAGATTTCCCTGCCCGAGCAAAACCTCTCGGCGGGAATTAACGTGCTGGAATTTTCCCTGCCGAAAGGCCAGGTAATAGGTATCGATTACATCGAATTTTCCCCCCGCCCTTCTCTGTCCAGGGAATAA
- a CDS encoding DUF4911 domain-containing protein, whose product MENKIYIKMDPRDIIYLDNIMEGFDGLGIVSTGNPKTGEVYIHVTPDTRDEVLEILQNFPRPLVYSLDREGRGENSM is encoded by the coding sequence ATGGAAAATAAGATTTATATCAAGATGGACCCTCGGGACATTATATACCTGGACAATATTATGGAGGGGTTTGACGGCTTGGGCATAGTCAGTACGGGCAACCCCAAAACCGGTGAAGTATATATCCATGTGACGCCTGATACCAGGGATGAGGTGCTGGAAATTTTGCAAAATTTCCCCAGGCCGCTTGTTTATTCCCTGGACAGAGAAGGGCGGGGGGAAAATTCGATGTAA